Genomic window (Nitrospirota bacterium):
CCTGAACTATTATTTTGCCTGGCTGCTCGTGACCACGGCCATGGTGCTGCTCGTGAATCTCATCCATTCCCGGGTCGGCCGCGCGCTCCGCGCGATCCACGGGGCCGAGGACGCGTCGAACGCCATGGGCGTTGACACTGCCCAATACAAGCTCTCAACCTTCATGGTGAGCGCCGTTCTCGCCGCGATCGCCGGGGTCTTCCTCACCCATTTCAACGGCGGAATCGGCCCGTCCGAGGCGTCAATCATTAAATCCGTACGCTATGTTGCCATCGTTGCCGTCGGCGGCATGGGAAGCCTCTGGGGTACGCTCATTATGAGCGTGGTGTTGAACTTCTTCTCGCTTCGCGGCTACTTTGGGACCTTTGACGACGCTGTTTTCGGGATTATCCTGATTCTCATCATGCTCTTCGCGCCTGATGGCATTATAGGATCGGATCTGCGGAATCTGATCGGGAAAATAACAAATTACAAGCGTCAAATTTCAAATAAATCGCAATAATCAAAGTTCAATGACCAAAACAGTTTGTGAAAAGTCTATTTATGTTGGGATTTGGTGCTTATTTGTGATTTGATGCTTGTCATTTGGTGCTTAAACGTATGTCTCTTCTTGAAATAAGAAATATCAGCAAGCGCTTTGGCGGAGTCCAGGCGGTGAAAGACGTAAGCTTCTCCGTGCAACAAGGAAGCATCAAGGCGGTCATCGGACCGAACGGCGCGGGAAAAACCACGCTGTTCAACCTTGTGTCCGGATTTTTATACCCGGACGCCGGCGCCATCATATATCAAGGGGTGCCGATCAACGGGAAAGCTCCCTACGAGATCGCCGGGTACGGACTGTCACGCACGTTCCAGCACATCAAGCTCTTCGCCCACATGACCGCGCTCGAGAACGTCATGGTCGGCTGCCATGTCAGAAGCAGGGCGGGATTTCTCGCCGGCATGCTGAACCTGCCCTGGACCCGGCGCGAAGAACAGGAGATCCGGGACAAAGCGCGCGCAATGATGGACTTTCTCGGGATCGCGAAGCTGACCGGGGTTGAGGCCCTGAGCCTCTCTTACGGCCAGCAGCGTGCCGTGGAACTCGCCCGTGCACTGGCGGGCGGCCCGACCATGCTGTTGCTCGACGAGCCCGCAGCGGGCCTCAATATGCGTGAGACAGCGGACGTGGCAAAACTGATCACCAGGGTTCGCGACCTCGGCATCACTGTTTTGATCGTTGAACACGACATGTCCCTGGTCATGAACATCTCCGACGAGATTGTCGTACTCAGCTACGGCGAAATGATCGCCGATGACGTGCCGCGTGCGGTACAGACCAATCCCGAGGTCGTCCGTGTATATCTGGGAGAGGACGATGCTTAAGATCCGAAACCTCGATGCCGGATACGGCAGCCTGACCGTACTGCGGCGGCTTTCGCTCCATGTGAAATCAGGAGAGATCGTCACGATCATCGGCGCGAACGGAGCGGGCAAGACCACGCTGCTCAAGACCATTACGGGTCTGCTCCGGGCCCAGGCTGGTGAGATCGTGTTCAACGACCAAGACATCGGACGCGTTCCGACAGAGCGGATCGTTTTCAGCGGATGCTCGCTCGTACCCGAAGGCAGGCAGGTATTCCCCGCAATGCCAGTGAAGGAAAACCTGCTGCTCGGCGCGTATGTGCAGTTCAAGCGCGGCAACAAGCATGAGGTGGAGAGCGATCTTGGGCGTGTCTACAGCCTCTTCCCGGTGCTGAAACAACGCGAATATCAGCTCGCCGGCACGCTGTCCGGCGGCGAACAACAGATGCTTGCCATCGGCAGGGCGCTCATGGCGCGGCCGAAGCTCATCATGCTCGATGAGCCTTCCATGGGCCTGGCGCCGCTCATGGTGAAAGAGATCTTCAACATTATTGT
Coding sequences:
- a CDS encoding ABC transporter ATP-binding protein gives rise to the protein MSLLEIRNISKRFGGVQAVKDVSFSVQQGSIKAVIGPNGAGKTTLFNLVSGFLYPDAGAIIYQGVPINGKAPYEIAGYGLSRTFQHIKLFAHMTALENVMVGCHVRSRAGFLAGMLNLPWTRREEQEIRDKARAMMDFLGIAKLTGVEALSLSYGQQRAVELARALAGGPTMLLLDEPAAGLNMRETADVAKLITRVRDLGITVLIVEHDMSLVMNISDEIVVLSYGEMIADDVPRAVQTNPEVVRVYLGEDDA
- a CDS encoding ABC transporter ATP-binding protein, whose product is MLKIRNLDAGYGSLTVLRRLSLHVKSGEIVTIIGANGAGKTTLLKTITGLLRAQAGEIVFNDQDIGRVPTERIVFSGCSLVPEGRQVFPAMPVKENLLLGAYVQFKRGNKHEVESDLGRVYSLFPVLKQREYQLAGTLSGGEQQMLAIGRALMARPKLIMLDEPSMGLAPLMVKEIFNIIVKLRDKGNTVLLVEQNARSALKIANRGYVLETGRIILSGEAEDLLANRDVQRAYLGRDVDV